GCGCGTCGAATTCAGGCCGCCCGAGGCGCTCGAACCAGCGCAGGCCGTAGCCGGCGGGCAGGATCGTGCCCGACCAGTGCTCGGCGACGCTCGACAGCGCGACGACGACGACGGGCAGCACGAACAGCCAGCAGCAGACGGCGGCCGTCAGCACGACGAGCGCGCGCGACGCGTAGCGCGCCGCCGTATCGGTCCAGCGCAGCTCGCGGCGCGGCACCGCGACGCCGCGCGTCGACAGGTCAGCGGACATCGCGTCCTCCTTCGCTCGCGCGCCGGCTCATCCGCCGGTACAGCGCATAGAGCGTCAGCGACATCGCGAGCATCACGACCGCGCCCGCGGCCGCGGCCGGCAGGTCGATATCGACGGTCGCGCTGCCGTAGATCGCGACAGGCAACGTGACGAGTTTCGCGCTGCCGAGCACGAGCAGGATGCCGAATTCGTTCAGCGTCAGCAGAAAGCACAGGATCACGCCCGCGGCGATGCCCGGCCACGCGAGCGGCAGCACGACGCGCCGCGCGAGCATCCAGCCGTTCGCGCCGAGGCTCGACGCCGCTTCGACGAGCCTCGAATCGAGCGTCGCGAACGACGCGAGCGTCGGCCGCACGACGAACGGCGTGTAGAAAACCGTCTGCGCGAGAATCACGCCGCCCGTGCCGAACAGGAAGTCGAGCGGCGGCGCATCGAGGCCGAGCAGGCGCTGCAGGCCGATGCTGACCGAGCCTTGCGAGCCGTACAGGAAGATCAGCGTGAACGCGACGAGAAACGACGGGAACGCGACGTACAGCTCCAGGAAGCGCGTGACGAGCGACGCGCCGGGGAACGGCCGGAAGAACAGCAGCGCCGCGAGCAGCACGCCGACCGCCGACGCGGCGCCCGCGCTCGCGAACAGTACCCACAGCGTCGTGCCAAGCACGTCGCGGACATCGTGATTCGCGAAAAAGGTCCGGTATGCGGCGAGCGTCGGGCCGTGGTCGCCGATCACGCTCAGCAGCACGAGCCGCGCGAGCGGATACAGCACGAGCGGGCCGAGCACGACGGCCGCGAG
This genomic stretch from Burkholderia oklahomensis C6786 harbors:
- the phnU gene encoding 2-aminoethylphosphonate ABC transporter permease subunit, which translates into the protein MSSLFHLEPRAALAADPAADARIRASAAAHDAAARRRERRANARIVALAAVVLGPLVLYPLARLVLLSVIGDHGPTLAAYRTFFANHDVRDVLGTTLWVLFASAGAASAVGVLLAALLFFRPFPGASLVTRFLELYVAFPSFLVAFTLIFLYGSQGSVSIGLQRLLGLDAPPLDFLFGTGGVILAQTVFYTPFVVRPTLASFATLDSRLVEAASSLGANGWMLARRVVLPLAWPGIAAGVILCFLLTLNEFGILLVLGSAKLVTLPVAIYGSATVDIDLPAAAAGAVVMLAMSLTLYALYRRMSRRASEGGRDVR